GGAGTGGAAGGATGCGTGCGGTTTTCATGGTGAAGGCTCCGCTGGACTCAACCAGCCTGGTGTTCCAACTGTCGCAGCTGCGACTGTTGTTTTTGCATGCGATATAGCAGGCGCTGCAGTGCGGGTGAATGGGGTGCCTGTTCCATGGCCTGGCGCAGTTCCATGCTGGCGGCGTCGAACTCCACGGCGGCGCCTGCGAGGCGTGGATCGGACGGACGCCACCGCTCGAGATCCGGCGCGACCGAAGCTGCCGCCGTGGCGAGCGGACGATCGCGCAGATGCACCGCGAGGCTACCGGCGAACACCGACAGACCTGCGAAGCTGGCAGCCAGCAGCCAGCCTTGCGCACGTTGCGCGGTGCTGCGGCGAGGCGCTTCGGGCGCCTTCGAGGTGGCGTCATCCAGCGCGGCATCGATCGCCGGCCACAGGTCGTGGCGTGGCGATACCGGTTCGCGCAATGCGCGGGTCTGGCGGAGCCATTCGAATTCGTTCATGCGCTTTCTCCCAATACTTTTCGCAGCAGGCCACGCGCGCGATGCAACTGCGCTTTCGACGAGCCCACCGCCATCCCCAGCTCGACGCCGATGTCCTCGTGGCGCCAGCCTTCGATGTCGTGCAATACCAGTACTGCTCGTGCCCGTGGCGGCAGTTTGCCGATGGCACGCTCCAGTTCTTCGCGTTCGGCTGCGCAGAACGGCGTTTCGCCGCGATCCGGCAGGTCGTCCTCGGCCATCATGCTCACCGGATCGGCGCCGCGCGCCCTGATGTCCATCAGCGCGACGTTGACTGCCAGCCGGTAGAGCCAGGTGCCGAACGAGCTTTCATGGCGAAACCCGGAAAGCTTCTGCCAGGCGCGCACGAACGCATCCTGCGTGAGGTCTTCCGCACGGGCATGGTCGAAGCCGGCGAGGCGATAGACCGCGCCGTACACGCGATCGACGTGCAGCCGGTACAGCCGATGGAAGG
The window above is part of the Dyella jiangningensis genome. Proteins encoded here:
- a CDS encoding RNA polymerase sigma factor yields the protein MTPAPAAEPTDTDDVRAAAAGDRQAFHRLYRLHVDRVYGAVYRLAGFDHARAEDLTQDAFVRAWQKLSGFRHESSFGTWLYRLAVNVALMDIRARGADPVSMMAEDDLPDRGETPFCAAEREELERAIGKLPPRARAVLVLHDIEGWRHEDIGVELGMAVGSSKAQLHRARGLLRKVLGESA